The following coding sequences lie in one Arachis hypogaea cultivar Tifrunner chromosome 9, arahy.Tifrunner.gnm2.J5K5, whole genome shotgun sequence genomic window:
- the LOC112709897 gene encoding protein CURVATURE THYLAKOID 1C, chloroplastic: MASTVASLLPPLLVHGRQSHAVTMHSFPLSPPLFERRNHTAFVVKASGDSSESSTTLTVFKTVQNVWDKPEDRLGLIGLGFSAVVAVWASANLITAVDKLPIIPTALELIGILFTAWFTYRYLLFKPDREELFRILNKSVSDILGQ, from the exons ATGGCTTCCACTGTTGCAAGCTTGCTACCACCGTTGCTGGTTCATGGTCGACAATCACATGCTGTGACCATGCATAGTTTCCCCCTTTCTCCTCCTCTTTTTG AGAGACGAAACCATACTGCTTTTGTTGTGAAGGCTTCTGGAGATAGTTCTGAATCTTCTACTACTCTTACTGTTTTCAAGACGGTTCAGAATGTT TGGGATAAACCTGAGGACCGGTTGGGACTAATTGGTTTAGGCTTTTCAGCTGTAGTAGCAGTTTGGGCATCAGCAAATTTGATCACG GCTGTTGACAAATTACCAATTATCCCTACTGCACTAGAATTAATTGGGATACTATTTACTGCG TGGTTTACATATCGATATCTTTTGTTCAAGCCCGACAG GGAAGAGCTCTTTAGAATCCTGAACAAGTCAGTATCAGATATTTTGGGCCAGTAA